The proteins below come from a single Rosa rugosa chromosome 2, drRosRugo1.1, whole genome shotgun sequence genomic window:
- the LOC133731376 gene encoding uncharacterized protein LOC133731376, protein MDQIQHNFITVQGLKLHVTVIGTGPNVVLFLHGFPEILYTWRHQMIAAANAGFRAIAPDYRGHGLSDQPPEPDKASYRDLVNDILAIEALAITKLIGSLSCLGWNIIIRFRDEMASASLKDYFNKFPGIEDSITSGKATLPLSNPLSHVTHIRTFKNCQRFQREDQDRKDTNFLLVRVIPKPSS, encoded by the exons ATGGATCAAATCCAGCACAACTTCATAACAGTGCAAGGCCTCAAGCTCCACGTAACCGTCATCGGAACAG GTCCCAATGTGGTCTTGTTCCTGCACGGATTCCCAGAAATATTGTACACGTGGCGCCACCAGATGATCGCTGCCGCCAACGCCGGTTTCCGGGCCATCGCGCCTGACTACCGTGGACACGGTCTTTCCGACCAGCCGCCCGAACCCGACAAGGCCTCCTACCGTGACCTCGTCAACGACATCCTTGCTATTGAAGCTCTTGCTATTACCAAG CTTATTGGATCTCTGAGTTGTTTAGGATGGAACATAATTATAAGATTTAGGGATGAAATG GCTTCTGCTTCCCTGAAGGATTACTTTAACAAGTTTCCGGGGATAGAGGACTCTATAACCAGTGGAAAGGCGACACTGCCATTATCAAATCCCCTTTCACATGTTACACATATTAGAACATTCAAAAATTGTCAAAGGTTCCAGAGAGAAGATCAGGATAGGAAGGATACCAACTTCCTACTTGTTAGGGTCATACCCAAACCCTCCTCTTAA
- the LOC133729662 gene encoding uncharacterized protein LOC133729662, which translates to MDQIQHKHITVQGLKLHVADIGTGPNVVVFLHGFPEIWYTWRHQMIALANAGFRAIAPDYRGYGLSDPPPQPEKATFLDLDNDLLAILDALAIPKVFLIGKDLGAWPAYIFASLHPERTLGVVTMGVPYMPKSSSPQFINHLPEGFYISRWQEPGGRAEADFGRLDAKTVIRNVYILFSRSEIPIAAENQEIMDLVDSSTPLPPWFTEEDLETYGKLYEKSGFQTALQLPYRALKDGLGIPDSTIEVPVLFIMGKKDYVYEFPGMKDYINSEKLKEFVLDLEIVFLPEGTHFVHEQSPEQVNELILTFLQKHI; encoded by the exons ATGGATCAAATCCAGCACAAGCACATAACCGTACAAGGCCTGAAGCTACACGTGGCCGACATCGGAACAG GTCCCAATGTAGTCGTGTTCCTACATGGATTCCCAGAAATATGGTACACGTGGCGCCACCAGATGATCGCTCTGGCCAACGCCGGGTTCCGGGCCATAGCCCCGGACTACCGCGGATACGGACTCTCCGACCCGCCTCCCCAACCCGAGAAGGCCACCTTCCTTGACCTTGACAATGACCTCCTTGCTATTCTTGATGCCCTTGCCATTCCTAAG GTTTTCCTCATCGGAAAAGATTTGGGAGCTTGGCCGGCGTACATATTTGCCAGTCTGCACCCAGAAAGGACCTTGGGAGTTGTAACAATGGGAGTGCCATACATGCCAAAGTCAAGTAGTCCCCAATTCATTAACCACCTTCCTGAAGGTTTCTATATTTCAAGATGGCAG GAACCAGGTGGCAGGGCAGAAGCTGATTTTGGACGCCTTGATGCGAAAACAGTTATCCGCAATGTGTACATTCTTTTCTCGAGGAGTGAAATACCAATAGCTGCAGAAAACCAGGAGATCATGGACTTGGTGGACTCGTCTACGCCTCTTCCCCCTTGGTTCACTGAGGAAGATCTTGAAACATATGGAAAGTTGTACGAGAAATCTGGTTTCCAAACTGCATTGCAACTTCCATATAG GGCACTGAAAGATGGCTTGGGCATACCTGATTCCACTATTGAAGTTCCAGTTCTTTTTATAATGGGAAAAAAGGATTATGTATACGAATTTCCAGGGATGAAAGATTACATAAACAGTGAAAAGCTGAAAGAGTTTGTCCTGGATTTGGAGATTGTATTTCTGCCAGAAGGAACACATTTTGTTCACGAACAATCACCTGAACAAGTTAATGAGCTCATCCTCACCTTCCTTCAAAAGCACATTTGA
- the LOC133729664 gene encoding uncharacterized protein LOC133729664 isoform X1 produces MNQIHHKYVTVQGLKLHVADIGTGPNVVVFLHGFPEIWYSWRHQMIAVADAGFRAIAPDYRGYGLSDPPPQPEKTSSHDLINDLIGILDALGIPKVFLIGKDFGARPVYLFALLHPEKVLGVVTMGVPYRPPSTRSPYDKDLPEGFYINRWREPGRAEADFGRLDAKTVVRNVYILFSRSELPIAAENQEIMDLVDSSTPLPPWFTEEDLEAYGKLYEKSGFRTALQMPYRKSIDDLGTTESIVRVPVLFLMGEKDYFLKFPGIEHYINSGKLNEFVPDLEIVSLPEGTHFVQEQSPKQLYQKMDQIQHKYVTVHGLNLHVADFGTGPNVVVFLHGFPEIWYSWRHQMVAVANAGFRAIAPDYRGYGLSDPPPKPEKTTFHDLINDLLGILDALAIPKVFLIAKDFGARPAYLFALLHPERVSGVVTMGVPYTPPTSRPQYENSLPEGFYINRWQEPGRAEADFGRLDAKAVVRNIYILFARSELPIAAENQEIMDLVDSSTPLPPWFTEEDLEAYGKLYEKSGFRTALQVPYRVIKEDLGITNDPTVKVPVLNIMGNKDYVFKFPGMADYINSGMLKEFVPDLEIVFLPEGTHFVQEQLPEQINELILTFLGKHI; encoded by the exons ATGAACCAGATTCACCACAAGTACGTAACCGTACAAGGCCTGAAGCTCCATGTCGCCGACATCGGAACAG GTCCCAACGTGGTCGTGTTCCTGCATGGTTTCCCGGAGATATGGTATTCCTGGCGCCACCAGATGATCGCCGTAGCCGACGCCGGTTTCCGGGCCATCGCTCCTGACTACCGCGGATACGGACTATCCGACCCGCCTCCCCAACCCGAGAAGACCTCCTCCCATGACCTCATCAATGACCTTATTGGAATTCTTGATGCTTTGGGTATTCCTAAG GTTTTCCTCATCGGAAAAGATTTTGGAGCTAGACCGGTATACTTGTTTGCCCTTCTGCACCCAGAAAAGGTGTTGGGAGTTGTAACAATGGGAGTTCCATACAGGCCACCATCAACTCGTTCCCCATATGATAAAGATCTCCCTGAAGGTTTCTACATCAATAGATGGCGG GAACCTGGCAGGGCTGAAGCTGATTTTGGACGCCTTGATGCAAAAACAGTTGTTAGGAATGTTTACATCCTTTTCTCAAGAAGCGAACTACCAATAGCTGCTGAGAACCAGGAGATCATGGACTTGGTGGACTCGTCCACACCTCTTCCCCCTTGGTTTACTGAGGAAGATCTTGAAGCATATGGAAAGCTGTATGAGAAATCAGGTTTCCGAACTGCCTTGCAAATGCCATATAG GAAATCCATAGACGACTTGGGCACAACCGAATCAATCGTTAGAGTTCCAGTGCTGTTTTTAATGGGAGAGAAGGATTATTTCTTGAAATTTCCAGGGATAGAACATTACATAAACAGTGGAAAGTTAAACGAGTTTGTCCCCGATTTGGAGATTGTATCTCTGCCGGAAGGAACACATTTTGTTCAAGAACAATCACCTAAACAG TTGTACCAGAAAATGGACCAGATTCAGCACAAGTACGTAACCGTACATGGCCTGAACCTCCACGTCGCCGACTTCGGAACCG GTCCCAATGTGGTCGTGTTCCTGCACGGATTCCCAGAAATCTGGTACTCGTGGCGCCACCAGATGGTCGCCGTGGCCAATGCCGGGTTCCGGGCCATCGCGCCCGACTACCGCGGGTACGGACTCTCCGACCCACCACCCAAACCGGAGAAGACCACCTTCCATGACCTCATCAATGACCTCCTTGGAATTCTCGATGCTCTGGCCATTCCCAAG GTTTTCCTCATTGCGAAAGATTTTGGAGCCCGGCCGGCATACTTGTTTGCCCTTCTGCACCCAGAAAGGGTCTCGGGAGTTGTAACAATGGGAGTTCCATACACACCACCAACAAGTCGTCCCCAATACGAGAATTCCCTCCCTGAAGGTTTTTACATCAACAGATGGCAA GAACCTGGCCGGGCAGAAGCTGATTTTGGACGCCTTGATGCAAAAGCAGTTGTTCGGAATATTTACATCCTTTTCGCAAGAAGTGAACTACCAATAGCTGCAGAAAACCAGGAGATCATGGACTTGGTGGACTCGTCTACACCTCTTCCCCCATGGTTTACTGAGGAAGATCTTGAAGCATATGGAAAGTTGTACGAGAAATCAGGTTTCCGAACCGCACTGCAAGTTCCATATAG GGTGATTAAAGAAGATTTGGGCATAACCAATGATCCAACTGTTAAAGTTCCAGTGCTGAATATAATGGGAAACAAGGATTATGTATTCAAATTTCCAGGGATGGCAGATTACATAAACAGTGGAATGTTGAAAGAGTTTGTCCCCGATCTGGAGATTGTATTTCTCCCTGAAGGAACTCATTTTGTTCAAGAACAATTGCCTGAACAGATTAATGAGCTCATCCTCACCTTCCTTGGAAAGCACATTTGA
- the LOC133729664 gene encoding uncharacterized protein LOC133729664 isoform X2 — MNQIHHKYVTVQGLKLHVADIGTGPNVVVFLHGFPEIWYSWRHQMIAVADAGFRAIAPDYRGYGLSDPPPQPEKTSSHDLINDLIGILDALGIPKVFLIGKDFGARPVYLFALLHPEKVLGVVTMGVPYRPPSTRSPYDKDLPEGFYINRWREPGRAEADFGRLDAKTVVRNVYILFSRSELPIAAENQEIMDLVDSSTPLPPWFTEEDLEAYGKLYEKSGFRTALQMPYRKSIDDLGTTESIVRVPVLFLMGEKDYFLKFPGIEHYINSGKLNEFVPDLEIVSLPEGTHFVQEQSPKQKMDQIQHKYVTVHGLNLHVADFGTGPNVVVFLHGFPEIWYSWRHQMVAVANAGFRAIAPDYRGYGLSDPPPKPEKTTFHDLINDLLGILDALAIPKVFLIAKDFGARPAYLFALLHPERVSGVVTMGVPYTPPTSRPQYENSLPEGFYINRWQEPGRAEADFGRLDAKAVVRNIYILFARSELPIAAENQEIMDLVDSSTPLPPWFTEEDLEAYGKLYEKSGFRTALQVPYRVIKEDLGITNDPTVKVPVLNIMGNKDYVFKFPGMADYINSGMLKEFVPDLEIVFLPEGTHFVQEQLPEQINELILTFLGKHI; from the exons ATGAACCAGATTCACCACAAGTACGTAACCGTACAAGGCCTGAAGCTCCATGTCGCCGACATCGGAACAG GTCCCAACGTGGTCGTGTTCCTGCATGGTTTCCCGGAGATATGGTATTCCTGGCGCCACCAGATGATCGCCGTAGCCGACGCCGGTTTCCGGGCCATCGCTCCTGACTACCGCGGATACGGACTATCCGACCCGCCTCCCCAACCCGAGAAGACCTCCTCCCATGACCTCATCAATGACCTTATTGGAATTCTTGATGCTTTGGGTATTCCTAAG GTTTTCCTCATCGGAAAAGATTTTGGAGCTAGACCGGTATACTTGTTTGCCCTTCTGCACCCAGAAAAGGTGTTGGGAGTTGTAACAATGGGAGTTCCATACAGGCCACCATCAACTCGTTCCCCATATGATAAAGATCTCCCTGAAGGTTTCTACATCAATAGATGGCGG GAACCTGGCAGGGCTGAAGCTGATTTTGGACGCCTTGATGCAAAAACAGTTGTTAGGAATGTTTACATCCTTTTCTCAAGAAGCGAACTACCAATAGCTGCTGAGAACCAGGAGATCATGGACTTGGTGGACTCGTCCACACCTCTTCCCCCTTGGTTTACTGAGGAAGATCTTGAAGCATATGGAAAGCTGTATGAGAAATCAGGTTTCCGAACTGCCTTGCAAATGCCATATAG GAAATCCATAGACGACTTGGGCACAACCGAATCAATCGTTAGAGTTCCAGTGCTGTTTTTAATGGGAGAGAAGGATTATTTCTTGAAATTTCCAGGGATAGAACATTACATAAACAGTGGAAAGTTAAACGAGTTTGTCCCCGATTTGGAGATTGTATCTCTGCCGGAAGGAACACATTTTGTTCAAGAACAATCACCTAAACAG AAAATGGACCAGATTCAGCACAAGTACGTAACCGTACATGGCCTGAACCTCCACGTCGCCGACTTCGGAACCG GTCCCAATGTGGTCGTGTTCCTGCACGGATTCCCAGAAATCTGGTACTCGTGGCGCCACCAGATGGTCGCCGTGGCCAATGCCGGGTTCCGGGCCATCGCGCCCGACTACCGCGGGTACGGACTCTCCGACCCACCACCCAAACCGGAGAAGACCACCTTCCATGACCTCATCAATGACCTCCTTGGAATTCTCGATGCTCTGGCCATTCCCAAG GTTTTCCTCATTGCGAAAGATTTTGGAGCCCGGCCGGCATACTTGTTTGCCCTTCTGCACCCAGAAAGGGTCTCGGGAGTTGTAACAATGGGAGTTCCATACACACCACCAACAAGTCGTCCCCAATACGAGAATTCCCTCCCTGAAGGTTTTTACATCAACAGATGGCAA GAACCTGGCCGGGCAGAAGCTGATTTTGGACGCCTTGATGCAAAAGCAGTTGTTCGGAATATTTACATCCTTTTCGCAAGAAGTGAACTACCAATAGCTGCAGAAAACCAGGAGATCATGGACTTGGTGGACTCGTCTACACCTCTTCCCCCATGGTTTACTGAGGAAGATCTTGAAGCATATGGAAAGTTGTACGAGAAATCAGGTTTCCGAACCGCACTGCAAGTTCCATATAG GGTGATTAAAGAAGATTTGGGCATAACCAATGATCCAACTGTTAAAGTTCCAGTGCTGAATATAATGGGAAACAAGGATTATGTATTCAAATTTCCAGGGATGGCAGATTACATAAACAGTGGAATGTTGAAAGAGTTTGTCCCCGATCTGGAGATTGTATTTCTCCCTGAAGGAACTCATTTTGTTCAAGAACAATTGCCTGAACAGATTAATGAGCTCATCCTCACCTTCCTTGGAAAGCACATTTGA
- the LOC133729666 gene encoding protein RTF1 homolog has protein sequence MADLDDLLLEAAGRTSSGRKNRHSHPTSKRRRDDSYSDGGSDSRGEDSDDGRGYASRKPSGSQVPLKKRLDPSEVDDEHGSQEEGDYNDSGSDRGGESNESDVGSDLYKDEDDRRKLAEMSELQRELILSERAQKKDDKSLKEKFRPKWDKGKATQSRKVTPPLPSSRVRSSARSADRAAAKDDALNELRAKRLKQQDPEAHRKLRDASRGSAGSRNFSHTNRKSFSAVGRSSSSQSDSESRSHSDDEGSSADDAIDSDDERGTLGLVFEDIKEITIRRSRLAKWLMEPFFEELIVGCFVRVGIGKTKSGRPIYRLCSVRNVDSSDPDRQYKLENKTTHKYLNVVWGNENSAARWQMAMVSDSLPLEEEYDQWVREVEKNGGRLPSKEDVLEKKEAIKKTNTFVYSAETVKQMIQEKKSASSRPLNIALEKDRLRRELEIAQSKHDDAEVERIKARLQQLDARRQSQGKDSKAVRLAEMNRKNRVDNFKNASGLKPVKTGLKAGEAGYDPFSRRWTRSRNYYVSKPGEQKDDVEETAVAAEALAEVETNGTEGIVAVRAGLVATAAALEAAAGAGKLIDTMAPVDQGTSSNPLHNFELPISLATLQKFGGPQGAQEGFMARKQRIEATVGCRVPEDDGRRHALTLTVSDYKRRRGLL, from the coding sequence ATGGCAGATTTGGATGATTTGCTCTTGGAGGCTGCAGGAAGAACAAGTTCGGGGCGGAAAAACCGGCACTCACATCCAACTTCAAAGAGGAGACGTGATGATTCATATTCTGATGGTGGAAGTGACTCTAGGGGTGAGGACTCTGATGATGGTCGGGGCTATGCGAGTAGGAAACCCTCTGGATCTCAAGTTCCTTTGAAGAAGCGGCTGGACCCTTCAGAAGTAGATGATGAACATGGCAGCCAGGAAGAAGGAGATTATAATGATAGCGGTTCTGACCGTGGGGGAGAGAGCAATGAATCTGATGTTGGCAGTGATCTTTACAAAGATGAAGATGACAGGCGGAAGCTTGCAGAAATGTCTGAACTTCAAAGAGAGCTGATTCTGTCTGAAAGAGCGCAGAAGAAAGATGATAAGAGTCTAAAGGAGAAATTCAGACCAAAGTGGGATAAAGGGAAGGCCACACAGTCCAGGAAAGTGACTCCACCTCTCCCATCTTCTCGAGTGCGCTCCTCAGCTAGATCTGCTGACAGGGCAGCTGCGAAAGATGATGCACTGAATGAGTTACGAGCAAAACGTTTGAAACAGCAGGACCCTGAGGCTCACCGTAAATTGAGAGATGCATCTAGAGGAAGTGCGGGGAGTAGGAATTTCTCACACACCAACAGGAAGTCTTTCTCTGCTGTCGGTCGGAGTAGCTCTAGTCAAAGTGACAGTGAAAGTCGGTCTCATAGTGATGATGAAGGATCAAGTGCAGATGATGCTATTGACAGTGATGATGAAAGGGGCACACTGGGACTAGTATTTGAAGATATAAAGGAAATTACCATTCGGAGGTCAAGACTTGCAAAGTGGCTTATGGAACCTTTCTTTGAGGAATTAATTGTGGGTTGCTTTGTACGGGTTGGAATTGGGAAGACTAAGTCTGGGCGGCCCATCTACAGGCTCTGCTCGGTCCGTAATGTTGACTCTTCAGATCCTGACCGGCAGTACAAACTAGAGAATAAAACCACACACAAGTATCTGAATGTCGTTTGGGGCAATGAAAACTCTGCTGCCAGGTGGCAGATGGCTATGGTTTCAGACTCCTTACCTCTGGAGGAGGAATATGATCAGTGGGTTAGAGAggtggagaaaaatggtggCCGCTTGCCAAGCAAAGAGGATGTGTTGGAAAAAAAGGAAGCCATAAAAAAAACGAATACATTTGTCTACTCAGCTGAAACTGTGAAGCAGATGATACAGGAGAAAAAATCTGCTTCGTCAAGGCCATTGAACATTGCGCTTGAGAAGGACCGGTTGAGGAGGGAATTGGAAATTGCACAAAGCAAGCATGATGATGCAGAGGTTGAAAGGATCAAGGCAAGACTTCAGCAGTTGGACGCACGGCGACAATCACAGGGGAAAGATAGCAAGGCTGTTAGGCTTGCTGAGATGAACAGAAAGAATAGAGTTGACAATTTCAAGAATGCCTCAGGATTAAAACCTGTGAAAACAGGTTTAAAAGCTGGGGAGGCTGGTTATGATCCATTTTCGAGGAGATGGACCAGGTCAAGAAATTACTATGTTTCAAAGCCTGGTGAACAAAAAGATGATGTTGAGGAAACTGCTGTTGCTGCTGAGGCATTGGCAGAGGTGGAGACTAATGGAACAGAAGGGATAGTAGCAGTACGAGCTGGCTTGGTAGCCACAGCGGCAGCTCTGGAAGCTGCAGCTGGTGCTGGGAAGTTGATCGATACGATGGCTCCTGTTGATCAAGGAACATCGTCAAATCCATTGCACAATTTTGAGCTGCCGATCTCATTGGCCACGCTTCAGAAGTTTGGTGGGCCGCAAGGAGCTCAGGAAGGATTCATGGCAAGAAAACAAAGGATAGAAGCAACAGTTGGTTGCCGAGTCCCAGAGGATGATGGGAGGAGGCATGCATTGACGCTTACAGTTAGTGATTACAAGAGAAGAAGAGGGCTTCTCTGA
- the LOC133729487 gene encoding transcription initiation factor IIF subunit alpha-like, which produces MSTDLLLKPSCQVRGCGSTSDLYGSNCNHMTLCFSCGKSMAENKAKCIQCDAIVTRLIREYNVRRESTVNNKNYFIGRFGTGLPNFSKTKNPSQNKWSLRKDLQDPRKNKEEQKTKPWVLDELTGQSRYQGHQEGAQSASYYLLMKQGKEFSAVPAGSWFNFNKVAQYKQLTLEEAEEKMNNRQKTNRDGYKRWIMKFGNGPEKVTGDDGGGGEGNFSDNEEEETTRKRYRLGSLNKIGGDGDDDEDNLIGANEDGDLNDDGSDKGSDWEHEEIFSDDDEAVGNPDEQEDFEHEAPAPPETKQDDDGNEEEAGLTESGRELKKLLGRSGGLNGIDEEEEDEDDDDEDDMDEDIGLLPPAPKQKDAPKQLEPFDNRSTKPVTKGKRKLDSDQANKASNTAPPKKMKTENEQKSSVREKPAASEISVHAKVTQSLKTGSASPVSEEEIRALLMQKAPIALPDFVNNFPERRKYSKEQKDAFTAIVKKVSELEKKNGISYVVLRKK; this is translated from the coding sequence ATGTCAACCGATTTGTTGTTAAAGCCGTCGTGCCAAGTCCGCGGATGTGGATCGACTTCTGACTTGTACGGAAGCAACTGTAATCACATGACTCTGTGCTTCTCATGTGGCAAGTCCATGGCAGAGAACAAAGCCAAATGCATCCAATGCGACGCCATTGTCACTCGCTTAATTCGCGAGTACAATGTTCGGCGGGAAAGTACTGTCAACAACAAGAACTACTTCATTGGCAGATTCGGGACGGGTTTGCCAAACTTTTCGAAAACGAAGAATCCTTCTCAGAATAAATGGTCTCTTCGTAAGGATCTTCAAGACCCAAGAAAGAACAAGGAAGAGCAGAAAACTAAACCATGGGTCTTGGATGAACTAACGGGCCAGTCTCGGTATCAGGGTCATCAAGAAGGTGCACAGTCTGCAAGTTACTACCTACTAATGAAGCAAGGAAAGGAGTTTTCGGCTGTTCCGGCTGGTTCTTGGTTCAACTTCAACAAGGTTGCACAATATAAGCAACTTACTCTAGAGGAAGCGGAAGAGAAGATGAATAATAGGCAAAAGACTAATCGAGATGGATATAAAAGATGGATTATGAAATTTGGAAACGGACCTGAAAAAGTTACTGgtgatgatggtggtggtggtgaaggaAACTTCTCTGAcaatgaggaagaagaaacaaccAGGAAAAGATATAGACTTGGATCACTCAACAAAATAGGCggggatggtgatgatgatgaggataaTCTTATAGGTGCAAACGAAGATGGTGACTTAAATGATGATGGTAGTGACAAGGGTAGTGATTGGGAGCACGAAGAAATTTtcagtgatgatgatgaagctGTAGGTAATCCTGATGAACAAGAAGATTTCGAACATGAGGCTCCAGCTCCACCGGAAACTAAGCAGGATGATGATGGTAATGAAGAGGAGGCCGGGCTGACTGAATCAGGGAGAGAGTTGAAGAAGCTACTTGGGAGAAGTGGTGGCCTGAATGGTattgatgaggaagaggaagatgaagacgACGATGATGAGGATGATATGGATGAGGATATTGGCTTATTGCCTCCGGCACCAAAGCAGAAGGATGCACCCAAACAGCTGGAACCATTTGACAACAGATCCACAAAACCAGTTACGAAGGGAAAGAGAAAACTAGATAGTGATCAGGCTAATAAGGCATCTAACACTGCACCTCCGAAGAAGATGAAGACtgaaaatgaacaaaaatcATCTGTCAGAGAGAAGCCAGCTGCTTCTGAAATTAGTGTGCACGCCAAAGTTACTCAATCCTTGAAAACTGGTTCTGCTAGTCCGGTATCTGAGGAAGAAATTAGGGCTCTATTGATGCAAAAGGCACCAATCGCCCTACCTGATTTTGTTAATAACTTCCCGGAAAGACGCAAATATTCCAAAGAGCAGAAGGATGCTTTTACAGCAATCGTTAAGAAAGTATCTGAGCTAGAGAAGAAGAACGGGATCAGCTATGTTGTATTGAGAAAGAAGTGA
- the LOC133733352 gene encoding uncharacterized protein LOC133733352, with the protein MLDSEKTPKLLSLLIVFITQLQDLRRSTLSVLLSLPSSLLALFLILLLVYNSFYVFCITLPFPAKPPPEPANFSPPSLAAKPFPKWAPPFRSSSSSKLQSSSVMYVVKEENAPMFLKNTTHLASLQNPTNSMIPILKSKFQRSRRFRKHKRKLKAIPIEAKFPLSQSQFPTRMREFFSGNSSGSSCKIRFFMTWISSKTLGNRELLAVESVFKSHPNACLVIVSNSLDSYKGLEILKPFSDLGFRVMAIAPDFDYLFHNTPAEAWFFGLRKGNVRPGGVSIGQNLSNVLRLALLYKFGGIYLDTDVIVLRSLSKMKNVIGAQTIDLKTGNWSRLNNAVLVFDKNHPLLFKFIQEFALTFDGNKWGHNGPYLVSRVVSRISEKPNPGFNFTVVTPSAFYPVNWSRIRSIFCGPKDEVYSKWLLTKLKHIRSHSFALHLWNSQSRRLKVQKGSIIDHIMSDFTICYNSSSATSSLSL; encoded by the coding sequence ATGCTTGACTCTGAAAAAACCCCCAAACTTCTCAGTCTCCTCATTGTCTTCATCACCCAATTGCAAGACTTGAGAAGATCAACACTCTCTGTTCTTCTAAGCCTACCCAGTTCTCTTCTTGCTCTGTTTCTCATTCTCCTTTTGGTCTACAACAGCTTCTATGTCTTCTGTATTACTCTCCCTTTTCCCGCCAAACCCCCGCCGGAACCCGCCAATTTCTCGCCGCCAAGTCTCGCCGCAAAACCCTTCCCAAAATGGGCCCCTCCATTtcgctcttcttcttcatcaaagcTTCAGTCTTCTTCTGTTATGTATGTGGTGAAAGAAGAAAACGCACCCATGTTCTTGAAGAACACAACCCATTTGGCCTCTCTGCAAAACCCAACAAACTCAATGATACCCATATTGAAATCTAAGTTTCAGAGGTCAAGAAGGTTCAGAAAACACAAGCGCAAGCTCAAAGCCATACCCATTGAGGCGAAGTTTCCTCTGTCTCAGAGTCAATTCCCAACAAGAATGAGAGAGTTTTTTAGTGGAAACTCTTCTGGTTCTTCTTGCAAAATCAGGTTTTTCATGACTTGGATTTCATCCAAGACTCTTGGAAATAGGGAATTGTTAGCTGTGGAGAGTGTGTTCAAATCCCACCCAAATGCTTGTTTGGTCATAGTCTCAAATTCTCTGGATTCCTACAAGGGACTTGAAATCCTGAAGCCGTTTTCGGATTTGGGCTTTCGAGTAATGGCAATTGCTCCTGATTTTGATTACTTGTTCCACAATACTCCTGCTGAGGCTTGGTTTTTTGGGTTGAGAAAAGGCAATGTGAGACCTGGCGGAGTCTCAATTGGTCAGAACCTCTCCAATGTGCTTAGGCTTGCTTTGTTGTACAAGTTTGGTGGGATTTACTTGGACACAGATGTTATAGTGTTAAGGAGTTTGTCAAAGATGAAAAATGTGATTGGGGCTCAGACAATTGACCTCAAAACCGGTAATTGGAGCCGATTGAACAATGCTGTGTTGGTGTTCGACAAGAATCATCCATTACTCTTCAAGTTCATTCAGGAATTTGCTCTGACTTTTGATGGTAACAAATGGGGTCACAATGGACCTTACTTGGTCTCAAGAGTGGTTTCAAGGATCAGTGAAAAACCAAACCCTGGTTTTAACTTTACTGTGGTAACTCCCTCGGCATTTTATCCGGTGAATTGGAGCCGTATTCGGAGTATTTTTTGTGGTCCGAAAGATGAGGTTTACTCGAAATGGCTGCTTACAAAGCTGAAGCATATTAGATCTCATAGCTTTGCATTGCACTTGTGGAATAGTCAGAGTAGAAGACTGAAGGTTCAGAAGGGAAGCATTATTGATCATATAATGTCAGATTTTACCATCTGTTACAATTCTTCTTCTGCAACTTCAAGCTTGTCATTATAG